DNA from Rhizobacter sp. J219:
CAACCAAGCGCAGGAGACCACATGAAGAAGTTCATCAACGACATTGACTCGGTGATGCGCGAGTCGCTGAGCGGCATGATCGACGCCCACCCCGGCCTGCTGCGGGTGGAGTTCGAGCCGACCTTCGTGGCCCGTGCCGCGCGGGCCACCAAGAAGGTGGCGCTGATCTCGGGCGGCGGCTCGGGGCACGAGCCCTTGCATGCCGGCTTCGTCGGCCGCGGCATGCTCGACGCGGCCTGCCCCGGCCAGGTGTTCACCTCGCCCACGCCCGACCAGATGCTGGCGGCGGCCGCGGCTGCCGAGTCGGGCCGGGGGGTGCTGTTCATCGTCAAGAACTACGCCGGCGACACGATGAATTTCCAGATCGCGAGCGAGATGCTCGATCTGGAAAACGCCACCGTGCTGGTGAACGACGACGTTGCCATCGAGAACTCCAAGCACACCACCGGACGGCGCGGCGTGGCCGGCACCCTCATGGTCGAGAAGATGGCCGGCGCGGCCGCCGAGGCAGGTGCCTCGCTGCTCGAGTGCAAGGCGGTCGGCGACCGTGTCAACGCGGCCACCGCGTCGATGGGGGTGGCCTTCACCAGCTGCACGGTGCCGGCGGCCGGGCGCGCCACCTTCGACATCGACGCCGACGAGATGGAGGTCGGCGTCGGCATCCACGGCGAGCCG
Protein-coding regions in this window:
- the dhaK gene encoding dihydroxyacetone kinase subunit DhaK, with amino-acid sequence MKKFINDIDSVMRESLSGMIDAHPGLLRVEFEPTFVARAARATKKVALISGGGSGHEPLHAGFVGRGMLDAACPGQVFTSPTPDQMLAAAAAAESGRGVLFIVKNYAGDTMNFQIASEMLDLENATVLVNDDVAIENSKHTTGRRGVAGTLMVEKMAGAAAEAGASLLECKAVGDRVNAATASMGVAFTSCTVPAAGRATFDIDADEMEVGVGIHGEPGRRREKVKPAGQIVDDLLGAILGDLKPARGREVLLHVNGFGGTPLMELYLLHHCASQRLREQGLKPVRSLVGNYTTSLEMAGASLTVTLLDDEMITLWDAPVQTAALRW